In a single window of the Campylobacter fetus subsp. testudinum 03-427 genome:
- the groES gene encoding 10 kD chaperonin (cpn10) (Pfam match to PF00166.17 Cpn10) codes for MKFEPLGKRVLVEREEEVKTTATGIIIPDNASKEKPSKGKVVAASKEAEGVSVGDIVVFAKYAGSEISLEDKKYLVLNLEDVLGVIK; via the coding sequence ATGAAATTTGAGCCACTTGGAAAACGTGTTTTAGTAGAGCGCGAAGAGGAAGTTAAAACAACGGCTACTGGTATCATTATACCAGATAATGCTTCAAAAGAAAAACCTTCAAAAGGCAAAGTCGTAGCAGCTAGCAAAGAGGCTGAGGGCGTGAGCGTAGGCGATATCGTTGTATTTGCAAAGTATGCTGGTAGCGAGATCAGCTTAGAAGATAAAAAATATCTAGTTTTAAATTTAGAAGATGTTTTAGGCGTAATTAAGTAA
- the groEL gene encoding 60 kD chaperonin (cpn60) (Pfam match to PF00118.20 Cpn60_TCP1), protein MAKEIIFADDARNRLYSGVKKLNDAVKVTMGPRGRNVLIQKSFGAPAITKDGVSVAKEIELKDTIENMGASLVREVASKTNDEAGDGTTTATVLAHAIFKEGLRNITAGANPIEVKRGMDKFVEAVTSELKAAAKKVDGKKEIAQVATISANSDTRVGDLIAEAMEKVGKDGVITVEEAKSINDELNVVEGMQFDRGYLSPYFITNAEKMQVELSSPFILLFDKKITNLKDLLPVLEQIQKTGKPLLIVAEDIEGEALATLVVNKLRGVLNISAVKAPGFGDRRKAMLEDIAILTGGEVISEELGRTLESASLQDLGQADRVVIDKDNTTIVNGSGDKSSIEARINQIKAQIAETTSDYDKEKLQERLAKLSGGVAVIKVGAATETEMKEKKDRVDDALNATKAAVEEGIVVGGGAALIKAGNKVNLNLKGDELIGAEIVKRALFAPLRQIAENAGFDAGVVANSVSCADCSNYGFNAASGEYVDMFEAGIIDPVKVERIALQNAVSVASLLLTTEATVSEIKEDKPAMPPMPDMGGMGGMGGMM, encoded by the coding sequence ATGGCAAAAGAGATTATTTTCGCAGATGACGCAAGAAATAGATTATATAGCGGTGTAAAAAAATTAAACGATGCGGTAAAAGTTACAATGGGACCAAGAGGTCGTAACGTACTTATCCAAAAAAGTTTTGGCGCACCAGCTATCACAAAAGACGGCGTAAGCGTTGCAAAAGAGATAGAACTTAAAGATACTATAGAAAATATGGGTGCAAGCTTGGTCAGAGAAGTTGCTAGCAAAACAAATGATGAAGCAGGCGATGGCACTACAACTGCTACAGTTTTAGCTCACGCTATATTTAAAGAAGGTCTTAGAAATATAACTGCAGGAGCAAATCCTATCGAAGTAAAACGCGGTATGGATAAATTTGTTGAAGCTGTTACAAGTGAGTTAAAAGCAGCCGCTAAAAAAGTAGATGGCAAAAAAGAGATAGCTCAAGTAGCGACTATCTCAGCAAATAGCGATACTAGAGTTGGCGATCTTATAGCTGAAGCTATGGAAAAAGTCGGTAAAGACGGTGTTATCACAGTAGAAGAAGCAAAATCTATAAATGACGAGTTAAATGTTGTTGAAGGTATGCAGTTTGATCGTGGATATCTAAGTCCGTATTTCATCACAAATGCTGAAAAAATGCAAGTTGAGTTAAGTAGTCCGTTTATACTTTTATTTGATAAAAAAATTACAAATTTAAAAGATCTACTTCCAGTTTTAGAACAAATTCAAAAAACAGGAAAACCTCTTCTTATCGTTGCTGAAGATATCGAAGGTGAAGCTCTTGCGACTTTAGTTGTAAATAAACTAAGAGGCGTTTTAAATATTTCAGCTGTAAAAGCTCCTGGATTTGGCGATAGAAGAAAAGCTATGCTTGAAGATATAGCTATCTTAACTGGTGGTGAAGTGATCAGTGAAGAGTTAGGTAGAACATTAGAGAGTGCTAGCTTACAAGATCTTGGACAAGCTGATAGAGTTGTTATAGATAAAGATAATACTACTATAGTAAATGGCTCTGGAGATAAAAGTTCTATAGAAGCTAGAATTAATCAGATAAAAGCTCAAATCGCTGAAACAACAAGTGATTATGATAAAGAAAAATTACAAGAAAGACTAGCTAAATTAAGCGGTGGCGTTGCTGTTATCAAAGTAGGAGCTGCAACAGAAACAGAGATGAAAGAGAAAAAAGATAGAGTAGATGACGCTTTAAATGCTACAAAAGCAGCAGTAGAAGAGGGCATCGTAGTAGGTGGCGGCGCAGCACTTATCAAAGCTGGAAATAAAGTAAATTTAAATTTAAAAGGTGATGAGCTTATCGGTGCCGAGATCGTTAAACGCGCACTTTTTGCTCCGCTACGCCAAATAGCTGAAAATGCGGGATTCGACGCTGGAGTAGTGGCAAATTCTGTATCATGCGCAGATTGCTCTAATTACGGATTTAACGCAGCTAGCGGCGAATATGTTGATATGTTTGAAGCTGGAATTATAGATCCTGTTAAAGTAGAAAGAATAGCTTTACAAAACGCAGTTAGCGTAGCAAGCCTACTTCTTACTACAGAAGCTACTGTTAGTGAGATAAAAGAGGATAAACCTGCTATGCCTCCGATGCCAGACATGGGCGGTATGGGTGGAATGGGCGGAATGATGTAA
- the hemH gene encoding ferrochelatase (Pfam match to PF00762.15 Ferrochelatase), with the protein MKKVVILLNMGGADDLSQVELFLKNMFNDPYILGIKNRKIRSMLAWLITKMRLKSATHNYMELGGKSPIGDITRSLVDKLNIKFGNENLTFDYAMNYTPPFAIDSLKKYKYADEILLFPLYPHHSRTTIVSSLDSANRAIKELDIKANIKVINYFYKDERYNKIITSSIKEKIAEANLSQIDLIFSSHSLPKKIIEKGDLYETHTNEHVKIISDMLAKDGVKFNSISLAYQSRLGPVEWLGPNLSEVLSNLKSKKALIYPISFCIDNSETDFELDIEYRKIADQKEFSYYEVVKAPDDSEAFVDYIAYKVKELV; encoded by the coding sequence ATGAAAAAAGTTGTAATATTACTAAATATGGGCGGGGCTGATGATTTAAGCCAAGTTGAGTTATTTTTGAAAAATATGTTTAATGACCCATATATTTTAGGTATAAAAAATAGAAAAATTCGCTCTATGCTAGCTTGGCTTATAACTAAAATGAGGTTAAAAAGCGCAACGCACAACTATATGGAATTAGGCGGCAAATCTCCGATAGGAGATATCACTAGATCTTTGGTCGATAAATTAAATATTAAATTTGGAAATGAAAATCTTACTTTTGATTATGCTATGAACTATACGCCTCCTTTTGCTATAGATAGTTTGAAAAAGTATAAATATGCTGATGAAATACTGCTATTTCCATTATATCCTCATCATTCAAGAACTACTATAGTATCTAGTTTGGATTCTGCGAATAGAGCGATAAAAGAGCTTGATATAAAAGCTAACATAAAAGTTATAAACTATTTTTATAAAGATGAAAGATACAATAAAATTATAACAAGTAGCATAAAAGAAAAGATTGCTGAAGCAAATTTAAGTCAAATTGATCTGATATTTTCATCTCATTCACTTCCAAAAAAAATAATTGAAAAAGGCGATTTGTACGAAACTCATACAAATGAGCATGTAAAAATAATTTCTGATATGTTAGCTAAAGACGGAGTGAAGTTTAATTCTATTAGTTTAGCTTATCAATCAAGACTAGGACCTGTTGAATGGTTGGGACCAAATTTAAGTGAAGTTTTATCAAATTTAAAAAGCAAAAAAGCACTTATTTATCCGATTAGTTTTTGTATAGATAACTCAGAAACGGATTTTGAATTAGATATCGAGTATAGAAAAATAGCAGATCAAAAAGAGTTTAGCTACTATGAAGTTGTAAAAGCTCCTGATGATAGTGAAGCTTTTGTTGATTACATAGCTTATAAAGTTAAAGAGTTAGTCTAA
- the ftsI gene encoding cell division protein FtsI / penicillin-binding protein (Pfam matches to PF00905.18 Transpeptidase, and to PF03717.11 PBP_dimer) → MSGYQSQSKIYVIFSFIVLGIILFLFVIFYRALLDRKLPKLQSSDFDSALRGSIISKDGFSIASSQKLYKAMVDTRNIDPNKKELFIKLYTLYSGDDPAKIRKILSKKGIVTLSYEIDAKGAAYLKELARKLYKKKVFIAYQDPKTGIVATQGMSIVESGEKRIYMAEDTLTPAIGYIKKIEQDGITKVEGVKGIEKVYDNLLSSTQDGITKGPRDLSNTIILSGDAELSKRIDGYNVVLNTPLKLQKVIEQMATQKLNDLIAKEVVIGVMESKTGKIIALVSTSRYNPSNITINDYQSLNSTASEYAYEVGSVMKPVIFSLLLRENKVNPLEIINTYGGKYKLGQRTITDSHKNDFLSAEDIIVESSNVGMIQLVERLSEIDLYNGLLDFGFSKKTGVDLSYEQVGLLPSINELRNKTYKSTVSYGYGLQATFMQLLNAYNTINNNGVMITPQIASHLEKNGKIYAIKEQDIKTILPIETAKIMKRILIKVVESNKGTARKARIQGLSIGGKTGTAHIATSGGYSDKRYNASFFGFVSDPNGNNYTIGVLVREPMRPYPYYYASWSALPIFKNTVELMVENGYLKPVTTSPTIDQNEQDNRDILD, encoded by the coding sequence ATGAGCGGATATCAAAGCCAAAGCAAGATCTATGTGATCTTCAGCTTTATAGTTTTAGGGATTATACTATTTTTATTTGTAATTTTTTATAGAGCTTTGTTAGATAGAAAGCTACCAAAGCTGCAAAGTAGTGATTTTGATAGTGCTCTTAGAGGTTCTATCATATCAAAAGACGGTTTTAGCATAGCTAGTAGTCAAAAATTATACAAAGCTATGGTAGATACTAGAAATATAGATCCAAATAAAAAAGAGCTTTTTATAAAATTATACACGCTCTACAGCGGTGATGATCCAGCAAAAATCAGAAAAATACTTAGCAAAAAAGGTATAGTAACCTTATCATATGAGATAGACGCCAAAGGTGCGGCGTATCTTAAAGAGTTAGCTAGAAAACTGTACAAAAAAAAGGTATTTATAGCATATCAAGATCCAAAAACTGGAATAGTCGCAACTCAAGGTATGAGCATCGTAGAAAGCGGTGAAAAACGTATATATATGGCAGAAGACACTCTTACTCCAGCTATCGGATATATAAAAAAGATAGAACAAGATGGTATAACCAAAGTAGAAGGAGTAAAAGGTATAGAAAAAGTATATGATAACCTACTTTCATCTACACAAGATGGTATTACAAAAGGTCCAAGAGATCTATCAAACACCATTATACTCTCAGGTGACGCAGAACTCTCAAAACGGATTGACGGGTATAATGTAGTTCTAAACACTCCACTAAAACTCCAAAAAGTCATAGAACAGATGGCAACACAAAAGCTAAATGATCTTATAGCAAAAGAGGTTGTTATAGGAGTTATGGAGAGTAAAACAGGGAAAATCATTGCATTAGTTTCTACTTCAAGATACAATCCATCAAACATCACAATAAATGATTACCAATCACTAAATTCAACAGCAAGCGAATACGCTTATGAAGTAGGCTCAGTAATGAAACCTGTCATCTTCTCTTTACTACTTAGAGAAAATAAAGTAAATCCGCTAGAGATCATAAATACATATGGTGGAAAATATAAGCTTGGTCAAAGAACGATAACAGATAGTCATAAAAATGATTTTTTAAGCGCTGAGGATATAATAGTAGAATCATCAAACGTAGGTATGATACAGCTAGTTGAGAGATTAAGCGAGATAGATCTATATAATGGACTTTTGGATTTTGGATTTTCTAAAAAAACAGGAGTTGATCTAAGCTATGAACAAGTCGGGTTGCTTCCATCTATAAATGAACTTAGAAATAAAACATATAAATCGACTGTTAGCTATGGATACGGACTTCAAGCTACATTTATGCAGCTTTTAAATGCTTATAATACTATAAATAATAATGGAGTTATGATAACACCGCAAATCGCAAGTCACTTAGAAAAAAATGGTAAAATATATGCGATAAAAGAGCAAGATATCAAAACTATTTTGCCTATAGAAACTGCCAAGATAATGAAAAGAATACTTATAAAAGTTGTTGAAAGTAACAAAGGTACAGCTAGAAAAGCACGCATACAAGGACTTAGCATAGGTGGAAAAACCGGAACCGCTCACATAGCTACAAGCGGAGGCTATAGCGATAAACGATATAACGCAAGCTTTTTTGGATTTGTAAGTGATCCAAACGGAAATAACTATACGATAGGCGTACTAGTAAGAGAGCCTATGAGACCGTATCCTTACTATTACGCTTCATGGAGCGCTTTACCGATATTTAAAAACACTGTTGAGTTAATGGTAGAAAACGGTTATCTAAAACCAGTTACAACATCTCCTACAATAGATCAAAACGAGCAAGATAACAGAGATATATTAGACTAA
- the fliE gene encoding flagellar proximal rod protein (Pfam match to PF02049.14 FliE): MNISEISNLNQTTEQTKQKDGAGSGFSDMLNKALSDLNDVQEKADKAVADLATGEVKDLHQAAIAIGKAETSMKLMLEVRNKAISAYKEISRTQL; encoded by the coding sequence ATGAATATATCTGAGATTTCAAATTTAAATCAAACAACAGAGCAAACCAAGCAAAAAGACGGCGCTGGTAGCGGCTTTTCAGATATGCTAAATAAAGCTTTAAGCGACTTAAACGATGTTCAAGAAAAAGCAGATAAAGCAGTAGCGGACTTAGCCACTGGAGAGGTAAAAGATCTTCATCAAGCCGCCATAGCAATAGGAAAAGCAGAAACTAGTATGAAATTGATGTTAGAAGTAAGAAATAAAGCTATAAGTGCGTATAAAGAAATCTCAAGAACACAGTTGTAA
- the flgC gene encoding flagellar proximal rod protein (Pfam matches to PF06429.9 Flg_bbr_C, and to PF00460.16 Flg_bb_rod), whose product MAYLSDFDISGYGLSAQRFRMNVISSNIANANTTRTAEGGPYRRREVIFKAVEFDKELNKSINSKNDFLKNENPLNDPDAPEFPKPALMSVVVDKIVRDDKDFKLKYDPTHPDADEKGYIMLPNINPVIEMADLIEATRAYQANVSAFQSAKSIATSAIELLKG is encoded by the coding sequence ATGGCATATTTAAGTGATTTTGATATAAGCGGATACGGTCTTAGCGCACAACGTTTTAGAATGAATGTTATAAGTTCAAACATTGCAAATGCTAATACAACAAGAACTGCTGAAGGTGGTCCTTATCGTCGCAGAGAAGTTATATTTAAAGCTGTAGAGTTTGATAAAGAGTTAAACAAATCTATAAATTCAAAAAACGACTTTTTAAAAAATGAAAATCCATTAAATGATCCAGATGCTCCAGAATTTCCAAAACCAGCTCTTATGAGCGTAGTAGTAGATAAAATCGTTCGAGATGATAAGGATTTTAAGCTAAAATATGATCCGACTCATCCAGACGCAGACGAAAAAGGTTATATAATGTTGCCAAATATTAATCCAGTTATAGAAATGGCCGATTTAATAGAAGCAACAAGAGCTTATCAGGCAAATGTTTCAGCATTTCAAAGCGCAAAGAGTATAGCAACTAGCGCAATAGAGTTACTAAAAGGATAA
- the flgB gene encoding flagellar proximal rod protein, translating into MYAGFSTSKSKQLVESALEGRVLRQKLIASNIANIDTPFYKSKDVDFESALIAKKNEIYNKNSDEPKLELAVTNEKHFPALDFPSNKQATIYLRDGHTARNDANTVDLDVETTELGKNALMVQALDSASKKHGEIFKSVIDASGKL; encoded by the coding sequence ATGTACGCAGGGTTTTCGACAAGCAAATCAAAACAGCTAGTAGAATCTGCTCTAGAAGGCAGAGTACTTCGCCAAAAGCTCATAGCTAGCAACATAGCAAACATTGACACTCCATTTTATAAATCTAAAGATGTTGATTTTGAATCGGCGTTGATAGCTAAAAAAAATGAAATTTATAATAAAAACTCAGACGAACCAAAACTTGAACTTGCAGTAACAAACGAAAAGCATTTTCCAGCTTTAGATTTTCCTAGCAATAAACAAGCAACAATCTATTTAAGAGACGGTCACACAGCAAGAAACGATGCAAACACAGTCGATCTTGATGTTGAAACAACAGAGCTTGGAAAAAATGCCCTAATGGTTCAAGCACTTGATTCAGCAAGTAAAAAACACGGTGAGATCTTTAAAAGCGTAATTGACGCAAGCGGTAAATTATAA
- the aat gene encoding leucyl, phenylalanyl-tRNA-protein transferase (Pfam match to PF03588.10 Leu_Phe_trans), whose translation MRSKFPDPKQAPKDAPLALGGDLSTDTLLDAYKNGIFPWFMNGENILWWSPDPRAVFYPDSVKIHKSIKPFLRDYRVKFDTNFKKLITLCKTQREKTEPTWISQDIIMAYSNLYDLGWAHSVEVYKNDELIGGLYGIIIGKIFCGESMISIKPNASKVALIKLCEVLKPFDFLIDAQVMNSHLEFMGAKSLARERFLDELKEKISKKSGFNSFKDLNLEN comes from the coding sequence ATGAGATCAAAATTTCCAGATCCAAAACAAGCGCCCAAAGACGCTCCTTTGGCACTAGGCGGCGATCTTAGCACAGATACTCTGTTAGACGCGTATAAAAACGGTATTTTCCCTTGGTTTATGAATGGCGAAAATATACTTTGGTGGTCGCCAGATCCTAGAGCCGTATTTTATCCAGATAGTGTAAAAATACATAAGAGTATAAAGCCGTTTTTAAGAGATTATAGGGTTAAATTTGATACTAACTTTAAGAAGCTCATAACTCTTTGCAAAACACAAAGAGAAAAAACAGAACCAACATGGATAAGTCAAGATATCATAATGGCATACTCAAATTTATATGATTTGGGCTGGGCGCATAGTGTAGAAGTATATAAAAACGATGAGTTAATCGGTGGATTATATGGGATAATCATAGGTAAAATATTTTGCGGAGAGAGTATGATAAGTATCAAACCAAATGCTTCTAAAGTAGCTCTGATAAAGCTTTGTGAAGTGCTAAAACCGTTTGATTTTCTTATAGATGCTCAAGTTATGAACTCTCATCTTGAATTTATGGGAGCCAAAAGTTTAGCAAGAGAGAGATTTTTAGATGAATTAAAAGAGAAGATATCAAAAAAATCTGGATTTAATTCATTTAAAGATCTAAATTTAGAAAATTAG
- the clpA gene encoding ATP-dependent Clp protease, ATP-binding subunit (Pfam matches to PF07724.10 AAA_2, and to PF00004.25 AAA, and to PF10431.5 ClpB_D2-small) gives MIQNNLAKSIKQANELAISKSHEYIGVEHILYALTFDMEFLKTLSSLGVSDPVALRNDLVGLIDQFPRLESPKPPVLTYKLSEILSSIKEEEIFDAEDFLEEILEDKSSSAYQVLKFHGLNDEQDDTTQFVSNLNDMVKNSKIDPVIGREEEIQKALEILCRHKKNNPIFVGEAGVGKTAIVQGIVQKIVNGKVPDRLKNSIIFNLDVSSLIAGAKYRGEFEERLKSIISKLKENKNHIIFIDEIHSIMSQNSSNENSLDIANILKPHLANGDIRCIGATTYSEFRNFNKDKALLRRFNKIDVSEPNSDECFLILKGLKSTYEKFHNVTYSDEILKLSIELAKRYLSDKFLPDSAIDIIDETGAKLSIANPSKLKLTDETAWNYAISVDDEFDNLEAIKDETKKNSFKKRVLKSDILDTVSKMANISNLNESSDNTKILKNLKANLKAKIFGQDSAIDALNDALISSYAGLNEPNKPIGIFLFTGSSGVGKSELASELANSLNVHFERYDMSEYMEKHSVSRLIGAPPGYIGFESGGLLTNMVKKHPYSVILFDEIEKANDEMINIFLQIFDSASLTDNSGNKSDFKNTIIIMTSNLGTKEPNTLGFNKNLSDKTDKAVKGFFSSEFRNRIDKIIRFNDLSRDILEKIVEKEISNLEKMAKKIKINLSKKALNEIINQGFSDEYGARNLKRIIKDSINSSISKELLFGSLKRGGEVYIEFDGEFKFDFKANK, from the coding sequence ATGATACAAAACAACCTAGCAAAATCAATAAAACAAGCAAATGAGCTTGCCATTTCAAAATCTCACGAATATATAGGAGTTGAGCATATACTTTACGCTCTTACTTTTGATATGGAGTTTTTAAAAACTCTTTCATCTTTAGGAGTTAGTGATCCAGTAGCTCTAAGAAATGATTTAGTAGGACTTATAGACCAGTTTCCAAGACTAGAATCCCCAAAACCGCCTGTTTTAACATATAAATTAAGCGAAATTCTAAGCAGTATAAAAGAAGAGGAAATTTTTGACGCTGAGGATTTTTTAGAAGAAATTTTAGAAGATAAAAGTTCAAGTGCATACCAAGTACTTAAATTTCACGGCTTAAATGATGAGCAAGACGATACAACCCAATTCGTTTCAAATTTAAACGATATGGTAAAAAACTCAAAGATAGATCCTGTTATAGGACGCGAAGAGGAGATACAAAAAGCTCTTGAAATACTATGCCGTCACAAAAAAAATAACCCGATCTTTGTTGGAGAAGCAGGAGTCGGTAAAACAGCAATAGTACAAGGAATAGTTCAAAAAATAGTAAATGGTAAAGTTCCAGATAGACTAAAAAATAGCATTATATTTAATCTTGATGTTAGCTCTTTGATAGCTGGCGCAAAGTACAGAGGAGAGTTTGAAGAGAGATTAAAAAGTATAATTTCCAAACTCAAAGAGAACAAAAATCATATAATATTTATAGATGAAATTCACTCCATAATGTCTCAAAATAGTTCAAATGAAAATAGTCTAGATATAGCAAATATATTAAAACCACATCTTGCAAACGGCGATATAAGATGCATAGGCGCTACAACTTATAGTGAATTTAGAAATTTTAACAAAGACAAAGCTTTACTTAGAAGATTCAATAAAATTGATGTTAGTGAGCCAAATTCAGATGAGTGTTTTTTGATACTAAAAGGTCTTAAATCCACCTATGAAAAGTTTCACAACGTAACTTATAGTGATGAAATTTTAAAACTTAGTATAGAACTTGCAAAAAGATACTTGAGTGATAAATTTTTACCAGACAGCGCCATAGATATCATAGACGAAACTGGAGCCAAACTAAGCATAGCTAACCCAAGTAAATTAAAATTAACAGATGAAACTGCGTGGAACTATGCGATTAGCGTTGATGATGAATTTGATAACTTAGAAGCTATAAAAGATGAAACAAAGAAAAATAGTTTTAAAAAAAGAGTTTTAAAATCCGACATACTAGACACCGTATCAAAAATGGCAAATATCTCAAATTTAAATGAAAGCAGCGACAACACCAAAATATTAAAAAATTTAAAAGCAAATTTAAAAGCAAAAATATTCGGTCAAGATAGCGCTATAGATGCATTAAACGATGCTCTTATCTCATCTTACGCTGGATTAAACGAACCAAATAAACCAATCGGGATATTTTTATTTACAGGAAGTAGCGGTGTAGGAAAAAGCGAGTTAGCAAGTGAGTTAGCAAACTCACTAAATGTTCATTTCGAGAGATACGATATGAGCGAATATATGGAAAAACACAGCGTTTCAAGGCTCATAGGCGCGCCTCCTGGATATATCGGATTTGAGAGTGGTGGATTGCTAACAAATATGGTAAAAAAACATCCTTATAGCGTTATACTATTTGATGAAATAGAAAAAGCAAACGACGAGATGATAAATATATTTTTACAAATTTTTGATAGTGCCAGCCTCACTGATAATAGTGGGAACAAAAGCGATTTTAAAAATACTATTATTATAATGACATCAAATTTAGGAACAAAAGAGCCAAATACTCTTGGATTTAATAAAAATTTAAGCGATAAAACAGATAAAGCTGTAAAGGGATTTTTTAGCTCTGAGTTTAGAAACCGTATAGATAAAATTATACGATTTAATGATCTAAGCAGAGATATTTTAGAAAAAATCGTCGAAAAAGAGATTTCAAATTTAGAAAAAATGGCTAAAAAAATAAAAATAAATTTAAGTAAAAAAGCATTAAATGAGATCATAAATCAAGGATTTAGCGACGAATACGGAGCTAGAAATTTAAAAAGAATTATCAAAGATAGTATAAATAGCTCTATTTCAAAAGAGCTATTATTTGGTAGTTTAAAACGTGGCGGGGAAGTATATATCGAGTTTGATGGAGAGTTTAAATTTGATTTTAAGGCAAATAAATGA
- the clpS gene encoding ATP-dependent Clp protease adaptor protein ClpS (Pfam match to PF02617.13 ClpS), whose protein sequence is MQTKKSSITKTKIKDFKPNLFKVMLLNDEVTTMDFVVMILIDIFNKSKNEAIELMLKIHQNGRAICGIYTKEIAQTKQMEVLNLAKANGFPLKCVIEEE, encoded by the coding sequence GTGCAAACTAAAAAAAGCAGTATCACAAAGACTAAAATCAAAGATTTTAAGCCTAATTTATTTAAAGTAATGCTTTTAAACGACGAAGTTACGACTATGGACTTTGTCGTTATGATACTTATAGATATTTTTAACAAAAGCAAAAATGAAGCTATAGAATTAATGTTAAAAATCCACCAAAACGGTAGAGCGATATGTGGTATATACACAAAAGAGATAGCACAAACTAAACAGATGGAAGTTTTAAACCTTGCAAAAGCAAACGGTTTTCCACTAAAATGCGTTATAGAAGAAGAGTAA
- the trxC gene encoding putative periplasmic thioredoxin: MKKLMIMLTFLTLFLVGCSAQKEEETTSFAPYKTGDEIELTSVIGSKTTLVRTQNGFKLKDSDKIVMIDIFGTYCVPCQKEAPHLMDYQLKNSDDFMIIGLIYFENIDDKGVVENFSKKYNAYYFISNSKENPRIVDQILHDINYKRALQIPFKVVLKDGAYQTLTDTLGDSKTNKFYLGEVSTAVIAKDASRIKSAN, from the coding sequence ATGAAAAAATTGATGATTATGCTTACATTTTTAACACTGTTTTTAGTCGGCTGTTCTGCTCAAAAAGAGGAAGAAACAACTAGTTTTGCTCCGTACAAAACAGGAGATGAGATAGAACTAACTAGTGTAATAGGCTCAAAAACGACTCTAGTTAGAACACAAAACGGATTTAAGTTAAAAGATAGCGATAAAATAGTTATGATAGATATCTTTGGTACTTACTGCGTTCCTTGCCAAAAAGAAGCACCACATCTTATGGATTATCAGCTTAAAAACAGCGATGATTTTATGATTATCGGGCTTATATATTTTGAAAATATCGATGATAAAGGCGTTGTAGAAAACTTCTCGAAAAAATACAATGCGTACTATTTTATATCAAATTCAAAAGAAAATCCTAGAATTGTAGATCAAATTTTACACGATATAAATTATAAAAGAGCGCTTCAAATTCCATTTAAAGTAGTATTAAAAGATGGAGCATATCAGACTTTAACCGATACTTTAGGAGATAGTAAAACAAATAAATTCTATCTAGGTGAAGTTTCTACTGCAGTTATCGCAAAAGATGCAAGCAGGATAAAAAGTGCAAACTAA
- the smpB gene encoding SsrA-binding protein (Pfam match to PF01668.14 SmpB) — translation MSKDLARNKKAFHDYTILETFEAGIALKGSEVKALRAGRANLKDSFVRIIRGELFLLNAHISHLDTTNSYFRPDERAPRKLLMHRRQIDKLFGKVSTDGLTMVALSLYLNSKNIVKASIALAKGKNLHDKREALKQKEANIEARSALKKYI, via the coding sequence ATGTCCAAAGATCTAGCGAGAAATAAAAAGGCATTCCACGACTACACTATATTAGAGACGTTTGAAGCCGGGATAGCATTAAAAGGTAGTGAAGTAAAAGCCCTTAGAGCAGGCAGAGCAAATCTTAAAGATAGCTTTGTACGCATAATAAGAGGAGAACTGTTTTTACTAAACGCGCATATAAGCCATCTAGATACGACAAACTCATACTTCAGACCAGATGAAAGAGCTCCTAGAAAACTGCTTATGCATAGACGCCAGATAGATAAATTATTTGGAAAAGTTAGCACCGATGGGCTTACTATGGTTGCTTTATCGCTGTATCTTAACAGCAAAAATATAGTAAAAGCCAGCATCGCTCTTGCAAAAGGTAAAAACTTACACGATAAAAGAGAAGCCTTAAAGCAAAAAGAGGCAAATATCGAAGCAAGATCTGCTTTAAAAAAATATATTTAA